A genome region from Rattus norvegicus strain BN/NHsdMcwi chromosome 17, GRCr8, whole genome shotgun sequence includes the following:
- the Tex56p gene encoding testis expressed protein 56: MNVNIDSEQLFTEEKPKDYAQPEVLCHTFELLSNLHKLLPNRTVEVLHSYRSEEDKRKCEKPEFSGIEKILARHQLPKEINLSPKPSHVPSWKRKIINNISGNWKKCRLWQKSIYEPPMGTIIVRWTKKNLQPSEDLKSVIQRLSALGPIISVTPCGRESAVVVFRDAASACKAVSAFQTMSADSMFHCSWQHRFMSKNKTWSRRYPSKIHAEKKEKHP, from the exons ATGAATGTAAACATAGACTCCGAACAACTCTTTACTGAAGAAAAGCCAAAAGATTATGCCCAGCCTGAAGTCTTGTGTCACACCTTTGAACTTCTCTCTAACCTTCACAAGTTGCTCCCAAATCGTACGGTGGAAGTGCTTCATTCCTACAGAAGTGAAGAGGACAAGAGAAAAT GTGAGAAGCCTGAATTCTCTGGCATAGAAAAGATCTTAGCAAGACATCAGTTGCCAAAAGAGATTAATCTGTCCCCAAAGCCAAGCCATGTGCCctcatggaaaagaaaaataatcaacaaTATCAGTGGCAACTGGAAGAAATGTCGCCTGTGGCAGAAAAGCATCTATGAGCCGCCCATGGGCACCATCATTGTCAG GTGGACCAAAAAGAACTTGCAACCCTCAGAGGACCTCAAGTCAGTGATCCAAAGACTGTCAGCACTTGGCCCAATTATCTCAGTCACTCCTTGTGGCCGGGAAAGTGCTGTCGTGGTGTTCAGAGATGCGGCCTCAGCTTGTAAGGCTGTGAGTGCTTTTCAGACCATGTCTGCAGACTCAATGTTCCACTGCTCATGGCAGCATCGATTCATGTCAAAAAAT